The Sporichthyaceae bacterium genomic sequence GCAGTGACGCCTACGTGCTCTCGCACGTCCTGCACGACTGGGACGTCGAGTCCTGCCACACGATCCTGCGCAATTGCCGCGACGCGATGAACCCGGGTGGCCGCATTCTCATTGTGGAGATGGTCCTACCGCCCGGCGCCGAACCCCACCCGGGGAAGATGTTGGACCTGCTCATGTTGTCCCTCGCCGGTGGCCGGGAGCGCACCGCCGAGGAGTACGCGGAATTGGTGGCCCCGGTGGGTCTACGGATCGAGCGAGTGGTGCCGACGCTGTCCCCGGTCAGCGTCGTGGAGGTCGTGCCCGCCTAGGGGATCAAGCACCCCGCAGCGACTGCCGATACCGGCCATGAAGCCGAGATCGTTTTCGGCAGTCGCTGCGGAAGGTGCCTGTGTCCTATCGCCCCATTGCTCGAATGACCGTGTTGGCCGTGGTCGGTGGCGCCGTGTTCCTCGGAGGTCCGGTCAGTCGCGCCGAGGCGTCCACCCCGGTGTTCCAGACCGCGATCAACGCCCTGGTCACCACGGCCCGACTCGCCCACGGCTGCAAGCCGCTGAAGCTCAACAGCAAACTCAACAAGTCCGCCCAGAGCCATGCCAAGGACATGTCGAAATACGACTACTTCACCCACACCTCGCGCGACGGCACGAGCTGGAGCAAGCGGATCGAGAAGGCCGGCTTCAAGAATCCGGGCGGGGAGAACATCGCTTACGGATACCCCACCGCGGCGTCCGTCGTGCAGGCCTGGCTGGCTTCACCCGGCCACCGCCGCAACATCCTCGACTGCAACTTCAAGTACATCGGCGTCGGCTATGCCGCCCAGGGCGCCTACTGGGTGCAGGACTTCGGGTACTGAGTCACCGCTTTCTCTGACGGATCGTCAG encodes the following:
- a CDS encoding CAP domain-containing protein — encoded protein: MTVLAVVGGAVFLGGPVSRAEASTPVFQTAINALVTTARLAHGCKPLKLNSKLNKSAQSHAKDMSKYDYFTHTSRDGTSWSKRIEKAGFKNPGGENIAYGYPTAASVVQAWLASPGHRRNILDCNFKYIGVGYAAQGAYWVQDFGY